In Ignavibacteria bacterium, the sequence AAAAATCTGGAAATACTAAAGTTTAAAGAAAGTAATAATTACGGTTCAATGGTTGGCTATATTGATGATATCCGTTTCACGGCAATTGAACATCCATTTGGCAAGGTTTTTCTTTTAACGGCAGATTGCTCAATTACTCGTACAGTTTCACAAATTGAAGAAAATGTAACGGTAGAAGCTGATTTAAAAGAAATAGCAGAGGTAATGGTAAAAATGTATGAAAAAGTAAAATCATAAATACTATTTTTAATAAATTCCGAAATACAATCAGTTTCACACTCTCTATTTTAGAAGTATCATTTTCTTTATATCTGAAAAGTCCGGTGTAATTATCCGGTAAAAATATATACCACTTGCATGGCTTTCGGCATTCCAATTTATGGAATATACTCCAGGGTTAAGTACTTCATTAACTAAAACCTCAACTTCTTTTCCGGTTATATCTGTGACAATTATTTTTACCAAATCAGTTTTAGGTAAATCAAAATTAATATTAGTTACAGGATTAAAAGGATTGGGAAAATTCTGCATTAATTCAAAATCACCTGGTATTTCATTTGATATTGGTATAATTCCAATTGGGTTAGCTGTTGGATTCTTTTTGTAATAAATTTCGCCATTGCCATGTCGTAAATCAGTCCACAGAATATTTAATGTAGAATTTGATACAGATAATGAAGTGTTATCAGAACTTAAAAGATTATTAGTCAGGAATAAATCTGGATCCCAATTTATACCAGAGTCCGTAGAACGCTTGTAACATACATCAGTATGTCCAGAAGTAGATTTTGAAAAAACTATATGCAGCGCATTTCCTGAAACCTCAATAAAAGGTTTTCGTGACGCAACTGTATTTGTAAGTCTCGTATCGGTTCCCCAACTTTCACCGTCATCTGAAGAAATTTTATAATATATTTCATAATTTGAACTTCTATAGTCATCCCAAGCTACATAAATATATTGACCCGAATGGGAAACAGTTGAATATTGAGAACTGCTGGTGTGATTTGTTAATCTGATATCAGATCCCCATGTTGTTCCATTGTTAGTTGACTTTTTATAATATATTTCTCCATTAATACCATCTCTGTTATCAGTCCATGTAACATGTAGGGTTGTTGCATTTACGGTAAAACTTTGTTGGTATGAAGAAGCTGAATTATTTGTTAATCTTATATCATTTCCCCAATTTAGTCCTGAATTTGTGGACCTTTTATAATAAACTTCATTGTTGCCGTCCCTATTGTCTATCCACAAAACATGTATATTTGTGTTATATACTTTAATACAAGGTTGTTGTGAAATATAAGCACTATTGGTTAATCTTGTATCAACTCCCCAGTCCAAACCGGCATTTGTTGAACTTTTGAAATATATTTCGTCATTGTTATTCCGCCTTTCAGCCCACACGATGTATATTTGCGAACCGTTTACCGCAATTGAAGGTGACGCAGAATTTTGCGGATCATTAGTTAATCTGGTATCTGCTTCCCAATTTGTTCCAACATCAATGGATCTCTTATAATATATCTCTGAATTTCCATCTCTCGTATCTTCCCAGACGACATGTACAAAATTTCCACTATTTGCAATACAGTTTGCATGTATTGAAGTTTGGGAAATATTTGTGTCATTAGTTAAACGAACATCAGGCAACCATTGTGTAAATATAGTTTTTGTTGAAATAATAGAAATAACAATTAATATTGTAAAAGTAAATTTCATTATCATATATTTTGTATAAATTTATTAAATATAATTGATTAACTTAATATTTAAAATCTTAATTCATCTTCGCATTAGTTTATTTACCGTCGTAGGATTTAATTGACTGCACGCCCTTTTGCCAATGCCTTCCGCTTCTCGAGGACTCAGTGGATTGTGTCCAAATTTATTAAGAATCAGTGGCGAATGGTTGTTGGTCACAAGACCAACAACAGGGTGAAAAATTTAAAACAAAAAACCCCTGATTAAAAAATAAACAGGGGTTGAAAATTTTTTTATTGTAATATTATTTAATAATATTCAATCTTCTTATTTCTTTGTAATTTCCAATAACCAGGCGGTAATAATAAATGCCTTTGGTCAGTTTTGCCTTGTTAAGATCCGCAGAAAATTCACCGGCTTTTTTATTTTCATTTATCAGAACGGATATTTCATTTCCGTTCGTGCTGAAAACTGAAAACCTTACGTAATCATTTTTAGGAATTGAAAAACTGAACAGTGTATTTGATGCCACTGAGAGATCAGTAGCTGAAGATAATTCTTCAGAGGTTAATAAAGCTGAAAGTGTTGTGGCTCCGGCTGCCCTGTTATCAGAATTTGATGCTGTTACAGTTCCGGCGGAAAATAAAAAAACAAATACCAGCAAAATTGCTGAAATTTGTCTTATAGAATTATTTCGGGGATCCATTGCTTTCATTTTAAATATAACCTTTCCTGTGAAATAGAATTAAATTCTTCTCTTCTGCTTTTCCCCTACTAATTGTATTACAAATATAGTTTTTATGATGCCCCCTAAACAATCGTAAACGTAAGTAAATATGGAATTACCTGTTAAACCCAAATGCTCCACTATTCACTGTAGGAAAAAATTTTGATAAAATCTAACGTGATATCGGTAGATGAACTGCCAAATTATTGATAATTATACAGAATTAATGGTAAAAATATAGCTATAAAATTTAAGAATTATATCTGATTAAATTAAATTTAAGTGAGGAAGGTAATATTTTAAAATTGTAACCGCTTCGGGTGATATAATTTCTGTAGTTATTAAAAGAAAATGAAAAAATATAATAAAAAAACCCCGGCAATTAGACCGGGGTAAACTTATTCGTTAAAACTGGATATTTTGTTATTTATTAATATATAACGTTCAATTTTCTGATCTCTTTGTGCTTTCCAACAACCAGGCGGTAATAGTATGTACCTGTTGAAAGGTTAGCGGGGCTGATATCTGCGCTGAAATCACCGGCATTTAATATTTCATCCATTAAAACTTTAATTTCTTTGCCTTTTGAGTCAAAAATTGAAAATCTAACATAATCACCTTTTTGAATAGCAAAGCTGAATATCATATTGCTTTCAATTGTGATCATTTCACTGTTAGAAAGCTCGCTGGAGGTTAATGTTGCAGTTTCAGAAGATTTTACTGTGGATGGGTTTTTTGCGCTGTTTTCATCAGCCAATGCTGCTGAAGTGCATAAAAAAAGAAGCATGAATGATAAAATAACCATTTGCTTCAGTGTTGAGCGGTTTGAGAAATTGATAGCTTTCATTTTTAAATATCCTTTCACGAATTAGTTTGTTTTAAACTTAACTCTGCTATCCTGGTTTTCCCTACCGAATTAGTAATACAAATATAGCTGTTGGGGTGACCCTAAAACAATCGTAAATGCATGTAAATACATAATTACCCTCAAAACCGAATACTTCAACCTTTCACTGTAGAGGCTTTTAGCCTGTTCACTCCATTCAAAAATGGCGGATATAATTAAGCCGATTTACCCAATATCCCTACCGGGATTTGGGGTATTCACGGTAGCCGGATTTTGGGGTAATTTGTTGATTTTTAGCATTTTTTGGGATTTTTTGAAGGTTTTAATGTACTGGTATCGGTTGGAAGATAGCATTTCGCACATAGGGAGCTGTTTAGAGAGAATTAAGGAAGTACAGGGTTTATGGGAATTTTGATCAGATGATTAGTTACAATTTCGCAAGCATAATTGAATTTTTGTTATTTCGCCCCTTCGGGGCTAATTTAAATTGTTCTGTCCTGTCTTGTACAACGCCTGGATATTGTCGCCCATCCAGAGATACCATTAGTTATTATAATTTTCCGATGGGCTTTGCCCATCGCTGTGATATTTCGCCCCCTCGGGGCTCTTGCGGAGCTATGATAGATAAAAATTGTACTTTACCCCCTCCGGATTCCCCTAACAGGGAAAGGTATATATAAAAATACCCCGGTCTTTACAAGACCGGGGCAATTTAAGCTGTTTACTCGCTTCAGTGATATCCTTCGTTATTTATCCCTGAAGTTTGGGGGTAACAGCATTAATCTGCGAAATAAATTCTTATGCCTTCTGCTGCAAACGGTAATATTGCGAACATTGTGAAAGCTAATATTATTATTGTACTCATTTTATTTTCCTTTTTCCTTTTTTATTGTTATCTGCTTTTTTTGCTGCTTAAATTTTACTGCTTTTTTTTGTTGCTGCTTTTTTTTGTTGCTGCTTTTTTCTTTTGCTGCTGCTTATTTCTGTTGCTGCTGCTTATTTCTGTTGCTGCTGCTTATTTCTGTTGTTGCTGCTCTTCTTTTTTTAAGTTAACGGGCTCACGTTTCATAGATTTCTTTAGTGGTGAGCCCTTTAACTTTCGGCTTAAACAGACCAGCTTCCCTTTTTTCCGGTCTGCTTATTTGCGAGATGAATGCAAATTATTTAACCAATGTCATTTTCTTTATGTCAGTAAAGCTTCCTGAAGTCAGCCTGTAGAAATACACACCGCTTGAGAGGTTCTGAGCATTGAACATTACATTATATGAACCGGGGTTTTTAACTTCGTTAACAAGTGTCTGTACTTCTTTGCCTAAGATATCATAAACTTTTATTGATACGTTTTCTGATTTAGCAACTGAATAGCTTATAACAGTATTCGGGTTGAACGGATTAGGGAAATTCTGTTTAAGCTCAAATTTCTCAGGAATATTGCTGCTGATGGTGCTGTTATCTTTTTCGAACAGGTTATCTGCATTGGGTCTGCCGCTGCCGTTATTTACGAACGGAAGATCAACGTAGAATTTGTTTGTTAACA encodes:
- a CDS encoding T9SS type A sorting domain-containing protein, which encodes MKAMDPRNNSIRQISAILLVFVFLFSAGTVTASNSDNRAAGATTLSALLTSEELSSATDLSVASNTLFSFSIPKNDYVRFSVFSTNGNEISVLINENKKAGEFSADLNKAKLTKGIYYYRLVIGNYKEIRRLNIIK
- a CDS encoding T9SS type A sorting domain-containing protein, which codes for MIMKFTFTILIVISIISTKTIFTQWLPDVRLTNDTNISQTSIHANCIANSGNFVHVVWEDTRDGNSEIYYKRSIDVGTNWEADTRLTNDPQNSASPSIAVNGSQIYIVWAERRNNNDEIYFKSSTNAGLDWGVDTRLTNSAYISQQPCIKVYNTNIHVLWIDNRDGNNEVYYKRSTNSGLNWGNDIRLTNNSASSYQQSFTVNATTLHVTWTDNRDGINGEIYYKKSTNNGTTWGSDIRLTNHTSSSQYSTVSHSGQYIYVAWDDYRSSNYEIYYKISSDDGESWGTDTRLTNTVASRKPFIEVSGNALHIVFSKSTSGHTDVCYKRSTDSGINWDPDLFLTNNLLSSDNTSLSVSNSTLNILWTDLRHGNGEIYYKKNPTANPIGIIPISNEIPGDFELMQNFPNPFNPVTNINFDLPKTDLVKIIVTDITGKEVEVLVNEVLNPGVYSINWNAESHASGIYFYRIITPDFSDIKKMILLK